CGGCTGCGGGAGGGCACCAGGCGCTGGTACCGCAGCGGGGCCAGATCCTGCTCGTACAGGAAAGTCAGGGGGCCAGCCGGCggcagcagctggagggcaCCTCGTGGGTAGTAACCAGGCTCGGCAAGGGACAGCGGGACTGCAAAGGACAtgtcagggctgctgctgcccggggAGGTGGCGCGGGAGATGCTGGAGAGGTCGGAAATGCTGTCGTCGGAGCCAGAGCGGCACGCAGGGCTGGGGCTCGGGACGCAGGAGGTGGGCACAGTGACTGTGTAGTAAGTGGGGCGCCGGCGCGGAGTGGCACTGCGGCCCCGTGGCTCAGCCGGCTGCCAGCATGGCTCCACCCTGCAGGCAAGACACTGCGGCTGCAGGACCCCTTCCCTCATGCCAAAGCCCTGGGATAGGTGCACCTATGGGTGTGGGGTGCAGCCACCACATGGGGAGACATCTAGCCTCCTCCCATGGGATAGCTCCAGCTTCCCTGTGGGGCAGATGATGGAGGCCTGACCTCCATCATCTCCATAGGGTTACTTCCATCCTCTCCATGGGATTATCTCCCACCTCCTCCCAATGGATTTCTGTCCATCCTCCCAACAGGGTTTTCTCCCACATCCCCATAGGACTATCTCCATCCTGTCTCTGGGATTATCTCCTATGACCGAGCTCCACCATCTCCATGGGGTTAGTTCCATCCCCTCCCAATGGGATTATGTCCGTTCTCCCCATAAGATTTTCTCCATCCTCCCCACAGAGTTAGGTCTACACTTCCCTTGGCGTTCTCTCCATTATCTTCTCCATGGGATTATCCCCATGGGTTTAGCTCCATCATCTCCATGAGGTTCTCTTCATCCTCTCCATGGATTACTCCCATCCTCCTTCCCACAGGGTTAGCTCCATCCTACTGCCAGTGGGACTATCTCCATTTTCCTATGGGATTATTTCCAACATCCTCCCTATGAACTGAGCTCCATAATCTTCACAAGGTTATTCACATCCTCCTTCCTGTGGATTGAGCTCCATCCTCCACATGGGATTATCTCCATCCCCCTCTCCTGGGGTTATCTCCATACTCCCTTGCGGAAGCCCTTGTCTATCCTAACCATGTTCAGGACATACCTCAGAGACTGGGTCTGTCCCTTCTGTCCCGAAGgctctggggtgctgggagcactggaacCCGcttgctggcacagcaccagggTCCGGATGGGGACGAACCGGTAGGGGAGGTCCCCTGTCCTGGACACTGGGgaccctgcagagccagggctgccaggggccAAGGAACTGGCAGGGGCAGCCATCAGGGACCCAagacagcactgggagctctgggttTCCCCATCCTTGGGGTCAATGCTGGGATTTTTGGCCCTCTCGTAGGGTCTCTCCAGGCTGGTTTCCTGCCAGGGATTAGTGGGGGATATCAGAAGCTCTgactcctcctcttcctccttggTGAGGTCCTTGGGAGATGGGGACCTCCGTGGGGTGGCATGTCCTGGTGGCAGTGTGTCCTCTGCAAGAGAGATGGAGGGTTGGGATGGAGGGGACACAAAGAGAGGGTTGGGATGGAGGGAACAGATTGGTGCTTGGCAAGGAGAGGAGATGAGAGTGGCTGGGATGGAAGGGACACACACGGGAATGCCATGGAGGGGACACATGGcagtggaatgggatggaggggacacagggagagtAGGGATAGAGGGGACACAGGAAGGGTTGGAATGGAGGGAACATACCAGGGGTCCCCCCtggtccccacagccccctcaCCCTCCTCCAGCAGGCCGGTGTCAGACATGGAGCTCTCATGAGAGGCACTGAGCTCTGTGGGGCAGGGCCCTGTGAGAACAGAGCCGGGGCCGCTCCAGGTGCCAAAGTGCTCCCACGGTCCTGCCACCACCCAGCGCGTCCCCTCGGGCTTCCGCTCCCCTCTCCCACGCCGCCTGTCCCAACACGCTCCGGGACAGCGGCGCTACCGGCCAGGCCGGCTCGACCgagccctgtgcagctcccagcctgcccagcacgGGCAGCTGGGGGGCACCAGCAGGGAAGGAGACGCCCTCACCATGGCCCTGGTCCTTGGAGGACAGAGGGACGGAGAGAGGAGAGAATTGGGACCCCCTTGGATGGCTGccactgggatgggacacagcagctgggcCACATCCTGCCCCCCTTTGGGTGCAGGTGCTGAGGACGGGTGATTGGGAATAGTTATGGGGTGCAAGCGGCAAGGGTGAAGTATTGGGGTACAATCAGGGGGGTGCAATCAATGGAGGTGAAGTACTGGGGTGGATTCAGTGGGGTACCACTGAGGATGGTTAATTGGGGTGCATGTACCATGGATGAAGTTTTGGGGTGTATTCAAGGGGGTACATACACAAGTGTTGGGGAACATGCACTGGGGACAAAGTTTTTTCACAGAGATACAACCACCAGAGATGAAGTATTGGGGTACCTTCAAAAGGGTGCATCAACAGTGAGACCATATCAAGGTGCATGTACCAGGCCTTCCAGGGGACATCCAAGGGGTATATTCAGCAGGGATAGGGAACTGGGGTGCATTCACCAGGGATGGTATGTTGGGGGGCATTTTGGGGGGGCACATTCATTGGGGTGGTAGAACTGGGTTCTGTTACAGGGGATGGAAAGCTGGGGTGCATCCAGGGGATGTATTCaccagaaatgcaaaattagGGTGGATCCAGGGAGGTGCATTCACCAGGAATGGGAACTGGGGTGCAGGCATTGTGGATGGCATATTGGGGTGCATGCAGAGGGGTGCATTCACTTGGGATGCAGGACTGGGCTACGTCCAGTGGGGTGCATTCACAGGGAATGTGGAATTCAGGTGCATTCCCCACGGACACCCAACCAAGCAGCACCCCATTCTGCccccctgctctccagcattCCCCCACCATCTGAGGGGCTTGGGGAGCTCACCCACGGCAGTCCCGGCGTCCcgctgccctgccaggagccgCCGCTGGCTCAGGACCTGCTCCAGGTCCCGCAGCTTCTGCTCCTCCCGGAGCGCCGCCGTCTGCCGCCTCTTCCGCAGCTGCCGGCCGATGTTCTCCTCGCGGCACAGCCGGCGGGAGGCCTCAGCAATCTGCAGCTGCAGCGCTCGCTCCCGTTCCAGAGGGTCCTGGGGGTGGGGGACACGCTCAGAAAAACACTTTGACACCCCCAAGCCTCACATCATGCTtaacaccccaaaaccacccacaGCATTTGGGATCCCAATCCCTCCCAGCACCTCATCTGGGACCCCAACACCCAGCACCATTCTTGGAACCCAACACCACTCATCACGTTCAGGATCCCACCACTACAAATAACATTTGGAGCCCACTTCCTTCCATAATTCTGGCATCCCAATACACTTGGGATCTCCCCACACCCATCATACTGGCACCCCAACTCCACACATTGTGTAGGACCCCGTGATACCCTCATTAACACCACACCCCAACAATACCCATCATGCTTGGAATGCTGCCTTGTCCCATCTCCTGGGCCCCAACACCAAACACTGCATTCAGAACCCAAAGACCTCCCTTCACTGGTGCATCTCAGCATTCCAacaccatccatccatcatgCTTGAAAGCACCCCCTGCCCCTCGTACAGCACCTGGCACCCAACCACCAcccaggggatggggatggcaaCATTTTCAGGTGACCCTCAGGCAGCTTCCACAAGGGACGGGGgggaaggggatgggatggaatgggatgggatgggatgggatgggatgggatgggatgggatgggatgggatgggatgggatgggatgggatgggatgggatgggatgggatggcacAGATCCCCACCATCTTTGCACCCCAGGGACCGCCTCACCACCCCATGCAGAACGATGATCTCATCCAGCTTGAAGGCAGCCCCAATCCTGCGATAGACCTTGGGAGGCTTCTCGCCAGCTTTCAGGGGGTACTCGCAGGGCAGGGTCCCTGTCAGCTCCTGAGGacggcacagggacactgagcagagccatggcagcGTGTGAGGGTGGGCGGGGGTCCTGGTGCCCACTCACCGCCTCTCGCAGGCACAGCCGCCGCAGCTCCTGGATGCAGCCATCGAGCCGCGCCTCCAGCgcctgctgctgccgccgccccGCCTGCACCCGCTCCTTGGCTGGGGACACCGGGCTCTCAGGGCCTGGAACAGACACACGGACGTCTGGAGGGATGGGAGCACCCAGACACTACCCCCTGCCaccccacagcctccctgcctTAGTTTCCGTCCACCgcaaggggagaaaaaagcagccatgaccctccctgcagcacccaggggcATTCCAGgttccccagagcagctgtgcctccCTTCCCCCCAGCACATCCGTGGGTGTACTGATTCCCCTGGAACACCTATTTTCcccacccagcagcacccaTTGGTGATCCAAGACCCCCAGGGTATCCAGGAACCCCTCCTCCAGTAGCACCCGTGGGTCCTCCAATCCCCCGGGACACGCGTGACGTCCCTGCTGGGGGGTGGgaaggggggcacaggggaaaGATTTCAGTCTGACTCAGCCATCCCAAGCTAAACATGTCTGAGTCAAATCCTGTCCAGAG
The sequence above is a segment of the Oenanthe melanoleuca isolate GR-GAL-2019-014 chromosome 26, OMel1.0, whole genome shotgun sequence genome. Coding sequences within it:
- the INAVA gene encoding innate immunity activator protein isoform X2 — protein: MQRRARQPLGPSSRGGAATGAGVAHPAPPSAQAQTRPCLGAAEPAAAAGPGSRLGMGEASDMDSGIMLHSGPESPVSPAKERVQAGRRQQQALEARLDGCIQELRRLCLREAELTGTLPCEYPLKAGEKPPKVYRRIGAAFKLDEIIVLHGVDPLERERALQLQIAEASRRLCREENIGRQLRKRRQTAALREEQKLRDLEQVLSQRRLLAGQRDAGTAVEDTLPPGHATPRRSPSPKDLTKEEEEESELLISPTNPWQETSLERPYERAKNPSIDPKDGETQSSQCCLGSLMAAPASSLAPGSPGSAGSPVSRTGDLPYRFVPIRTLVLCQQAGSSAPSTPEPSGQKGQTQSLRVEPCWQPAEPRGRSATPRRRPTYYTVTVPTSCVPSPSPACRSGSDDSISDLSSISRATSPGSSSPDMSFAVPLSLAEPGYYPRGALQLLPPAGPLTFLYEQDLAPLRYQRLVPSRSRIVRTPSLKDYAPAAARGLSKATVTEELKSWHQRARLRGARPHSLDRQGAFQRPRAGTTRDVAVAHGVLSLVQGPPVQVLRRSAAGVPVQVYMPENGEIVTQV
- the INAVA gene encoding innate immunity activator protein isoform X1 gives rise to the protein MQRRARQPLGPSSRGGAATGAGVAHPAPPSAQAQTRPCLGAAEPAAAAGPGKGFAHPAGTPGTSALPLAAKRDVKRVGETEARPGSRLGMGEASDMDSGIMLHSGPESPVSPAKERVQAGRRQQQALEARLDGCIQELRRLCLREAELTGTLPCEYPLKAGEKPPKVYRRIGAAFKLDEIIVLHGVDPLERERALQLQIAEASRRLCREENIGRQLRKRRQTAALREEQKLRDLEQVLSQRRLLAGQRDAGTAVEDTLPPGHATPRRSPSPKDLTKEEEEESELLISPTNPWQETSLERPYERAKNPSIDPKDGETQSSQCCLGSLMAAPASSLAPGSPGSAGSPVSRTGDLPYRFVPIRTLVLCQQAGSSAPSTPEPSGQKGQTQSLRVEPCWQPAEPRGRSATPRRRPTYYTVTVPTSCVPSPSPACRSGSDDSISDLSSISRATSPGSSSPDMSFAVPLSLAEPGYYPRGALQLLPPAGPLTFLYEQDLAPLRYQRLVPSRSRIVRTPSLKDYAPAAARGLSKATVTEELKSWHQRARLRGARPHSLDRQGAFQRPRAGTTRDVAVAHGVLSLVQGPPVQVLRRSAAGVPVQVYMPENGEIVTQV